A single region of the Biomaibacter acetigenes genome encodes:
- a CDS encoding flavodoxin family protein, giving the protein MKSLILVRSYHHKNTLKVAEVMAQALEADLVDIQESGPGIITNYDIIGFGSGIYWGKFDRDMLALIDKIPSDKNKKVFVFSTGGMGSDKFNEFAKELLSKKEFNVVGSFACKGFDTFGPFKLVGGINKGHPDDEDLNNARDFALRIKKMVQFQVPS; this is encoded by the coding sequence ATGAAAAGCCTTATATTAGTAAGATCCTACCATCACAAAAATACTCTGAAAGTGGCTGAAGTCATGGCACAGGCCTTAGAAGCGGATCTTGTGGATATCCAGGAATCAGGACCTGGTATAATAACTAATTATGATATTATAGGTTTTGGTTCAGGAATATATTGGGGAAAATTTGATAGAGATATGCTGGCCTTAATTGACAAAATACCATCCGACAAAAATAAGAAAGTCTTTGTATTTTCAACTGGCGGGATGGGTAGCGATAAGTTCAACGAATTTGCGAAAGAGCTCTTATCAAAAAAAGAATTTAACGTAGTAGGCAGCTTTGCTTGTAAGGGGTTTGATACTTTCGGTCCCTTCAAACTGGTAGGAGGAATAAATAAAGGGCATCCGGATGACGAAGATTTGAACAATGCCAGAGACTTTGCATTACGGATAAAAAAGATGGTGCAATTTCAGGTACCATCTTGA
- the metX gene encoding homoserine O-acetyltransferase MetX, with protein sequence MIVKERFFSFTRDEIAFTTESGYTFDEVQVAYETYGSLNEDKDNAILVLHALSGDAHAAGFYTPQDAKPGWWDPMIGPGRALDTEKFYVICSNVLGGCRGTTGPTSLNPAIGKPYGISFPSINIRDMVRLQKVLLDHLGVKKLKLAIGGSMGGMQALEWAVTFPDFVEAVVPIATTHKLSPLAIAFNYLGIKAIENDPEWRDGDYLEYGQPAKGLSLARMIGTITYKSDELFKRRFDRAINPDTGLFQVESYLDHHGESFVRRFDANTYLYLVRAMNEHDISKPYGSLERTIRRIRSRVLMIGIDTDMLYFPDDMRNFIRRLNTAGGYGEYKEIKSCQGHDAFLIDFDQLSPIVKEFLEGTEEILDSGRNFSDYNQSFRNNI encoded by the coding sequence ATGATAGTAAAAGAAAGGTTCTTTTCCTTTACCAGGGATGAGATAGCTTTTACCACCGAAAGCGGTTATACCTTTGATGAGGTTCAGGTGGCTTACGAGACTTACGGGAGCCTGAACGAAGATAAAGATAATGCCATCCTGGTACTGCATGCATTAAGCGGGGATGCCCACGCAGCGGGGTTTTACACCCCCCAGGACGCAAAACCCGGCTGGTGGGACCCCATGATAGGTCCGGGCAGAGCCCTGGACACCGAAAAATTTTATGTCATATGTTCCAATGTTCTGGGAGGGTGCAGGGGCACTACCGGTCCCACCTCCCTGAACCCCGCCATCGGTAAGCCTTATGGTATTAGCTTTCCCTCCATAAACATCAGGGATATGGTGCGGCTTCAGAAGGTGCTGCTGGACCATCTGGGGGTTAAAAAATTAAAGCTGGCCATCGGCGGTTCCATGGGAGGCATGCAGGCCCTGGAGTGGGCTGTTACCTTCCCGGATTTCGTGGAAGCGGTGGTGCCCATTGCCACCACCCATAAACTTTCCCCGCTGGCCATAGCCTTTAATTACCTGGGCATAAAGGCCATAGAAAACGACCCGGAATGGAGAGATGGGGATTACCTTGAATACGGCCAGCCTGCAAAAGGCCTTTCCCTGGCCAGGATGATAGGCACCATAACATATAAGAGTGATGAGCTTTTCAAGCGGCGGTTTGACCGGGCGATAAATCCGGACACAGGACTTTTCCAGGTGGAAAGCTATTTAGATCATCACGGGGAATCCTTCGTGAGGCGCTTTGATGCCAACACATATCTTTATCTTGTAAGAGCCATGAATGAACATGATATCTCAAAACCTTACGGTTCACTGGAAAGAACCATCCGGCGCATAAGGTCCCGGGTGCTGATGATCGGTATTGATACGGATATGCTGTATTTCCCCGACGATATGAGGAATTTCATCAGGAGGCTAAATACCGCCGGAGGATACGGGGAATATAAAGAAATAAAATCCTGTCAGGGCCATGACGCTTTTTTGATAGATTTCGACCAGCTTTCGCCTATAGTGAAGGAATTTCTGGAGGGGACGGAAGAAATCCTTGACAGCGGGCGAAATTTCTCCGACTACAACCAGAGTTTCCGGAACAATATATAA
- a CDS encoding methylenetetrahydrofolate reductase — MYNNFKSKLKGGQFTVTVEISSPKGTYLNQILQDIRELKDIVDAVNICDNPMANMRMGSIPLAHIIQETLGIETIPHMACRDRNIIGIQSELLGAWALGIKNIFAVTGDAPAKGDHPGAAGIFEVDSKGLIKIIDTLNNGKDLANNTLKGSTEFFIGTAANPAAESLDGEIKKLEEKVLSGANFIQTQPVYDMDVLDRFLEKALLLDVPILVGIMPLKSQRMAINFNSRVEGVNIPLKIIDRMKRGRREGMEISWELAEEIRERGCGVHLMPLGDIEAAVQIIKGLRLPAKKVHDASGTL; from the coding sequence ATGTATAATAACTTTAAGAGCAAATTGAAGGGTGGACAGTTTACCGTTACGGTGGAAATAAGCTCGCCCAAGGGGACGTATTTAAATCAAATACTTCAGGATATTAGAGAATTAAAGGATATAGTGGACGCCGTAAATATATGCGATAATCCCATGGCCAATATGAGGATGGGTTCTATACCGCTGGCCCACATCATCCAGGAGACTTTAGGTATAGAAACCATACCCCATATGGCCTGCAGGGATAGGAATATCATCGGTATTCAATCGGAACTTTTGGGGGCCTGGGCTTTGGGTATTAAAAACATCTTTGCGGTGACGGGAGATGCACCGGCTAAAGGTGACCATCCCGGTGCTGCAGGGATTTTCGAGGTGGACTCTAAAGGGCTTATCAAGATCATAGATACTCTGAATAATGGCAAGGACCTGGCAAATAATACCCTTAAAGGTTCCACCGAGTTTTTCATAGGTACCGCGGCAAATCCTGCTGCGGAAAGTCTCGATGGAGAAATAAAAAAATTGGAGGAAAAAGTTCTTTCCGGAGCGAATTTTATACAGACACAACCGGTTTATGACATGGATGTTCTGGACAGATTTCTTGAAAAGGCATTATTATTGGATGTACCGATACTCGTGGGGATAATGCCGCTGAAGAGCCAGCGCATGGCCATAAATTTCAACAGCCGCGTAGAGGGGGTTAATATTCCCCTGAAAATAATAGACAGGATGAAGAGAGGGCGCCGGGAAGGTATGGAAATATCCTGGGAGCTGGCCGAAGAAATCAGGGAAAGAGGCTGCGGGGTCCACCTGATGCCCCTCGGCGATATTGAAGCTGCTGTTCAGATAATTAAAGGTCTGAGGTTGCCCGCAAAAAAAGTCCATGACGCATCAGGAACGTTGTGA
- a CDS encoding MarR family winged helix-turn-helix transcriptional regulator produces MKELDKVKQLRESIRQIERRLGLLEEGEFSCCGITLAQCHALVEIGRAKSISLIELSELLNLDSSTMSRTVNNLVSNGLAERELDPKDRRYVNIKLSESGVKIFKGIEESLNLYYRKIFESIPVDKREQVLESLQILLNAIKANECCK; encoded by the coding sequence ATGAAAGAATTAGACAAAGTAAAACAATTGCGTGAGTCTATCCGGCAAATTGAAAGGAGGCTTGGTTTGCTAGAGGAAGGTGAATTTTCTTGCTGCGGAATAACCCTCGCCCAGTGTCATGCACTGGTTGAAATCGGACGGGCAAAGAGTATCTCTTTAATTGAGCTTTCGGAATTGTTGAACCTCGATAGCAGTACAATGAGCCGCACAGTTAATAATCTTGTAAGTAATGGACTGGCGGAGCGTGAACTTGATCCGAAAGACAGGCGATATGTAAACATAAAACTCTCCGAAAGTGGCGTCAAGATTTTTAAAGGTATTGAGGAAAGTTTGAACTTGTATTACCGGAAAATATTTGAATCGATCCCTGTCGATAAAAGAGAACAGGTGTTGGAAAGCTTACAGATTTTATTAAATGCCATAAAGGCAAATGAATGCTGTAAATGA
- a CDS encoding homocysteine synthase — protein sequence MTNYRFNTLALHAGQEPDPVTGSRAVPIYQTTSYVFRSTQHAADLFALKEEGNIYTRISNPTQDVLEKRLAALEGGVGALAFSSGQAAITTAILNIAKAGDEIVSSSNLYGGTYNLLASTLKRLGIEVKFVDPKDPENFKKAITGRTRAIYGEIIGNPKIDVLDVEKVAGIAHEAQIPLIIDNTFASPYLCRPIVFGADIVVHSATKFIGGHGTSIGGILVDSGKFDWANGKFPELTEPDPSYHGIVYTEVFGPAAYIARARTQLLRDLGACISPFNAFLLLQGLETLPLRMQRHVENARRAAEFLKNHPKVAWVNYPDLPDSPYHELAAKYLPKGSGAIFTFGIKGGLEAGKRFIESLKLFSHLANVGDAKSLVIHPASTTHQQLSLEEQLSAGVTPDMIRISIGIEDIEDILEDLERGLSAV from the coding sequence ATGACAAATTATCGTTTCAACACTCTGGCGCTCCATGCGGGGCAGGAGCCGGACCCGGTTACAGGTTCCAGGGCGGTACCCATCTACCAGACCACTTCTTACGTATTCAGAAGCACACAGCATGCGGCGGACCTTTTTGCTTTGAAAGAAGAGGGAAATATCTACACCCGCATTTCAAATCCTACCCAGGATGTACTGGAAAAGCGTTTGGCAGCCCTGGAAGGGGGTGTTGGGGCTCTGGCCTTTTCTTCCGGGCAGGCAGCCATCACCACCGCCATCCTAAACATCGCAAAAGCGGGAGATGAGATAGTGTCATCCAGCAATCTCTACGGTGGCACATACAATCTCCTGGCCTCTACCCTGAAAAGGCTTGGAATAGAAGTGAAATTTGTAGACCCGAAGGATCCGGAAAACTTTAAAAAGGCCATCACCGGCAGGACCAGGGCCATCTACGGCGAGATCATAGGCAACCCTAAAATTGATGTGCTGGATGTAGAAAAAGTGGCCGGTATTGCCCATGAGGCGCAAATCCCGCTTATTATCGACAACACCTTTGCCAGCCCTTATCTGTGCAGGCCCATAGTGTTTGGCGCCGACATAGTGGTCCATTCAGCCACTAAATTTATCGGCGGGCACGGCACTTCCATCGGCGGCATCCTGGTGGATTCGGGAAAATTTGACTGGGCAAACGGCAAGTTCCCGGAACTCACGGAACCGGACCCCAGCTACCACGGTATAGTTTATACAGAAGTTTTCGGTCCGGCAGCCTATATAGCCAGGGCCAGAACCCAGCTATTAAGGGACCTCGGAGCCTGCATAAGCCCCTTTAACGCCTTTTTGCTGCTGCAGGGGCTGGAGACGCTGCCCCTTCGCATGCAGCGCCATGTGGAAAATGCCCGCAGGGCAGCTGAATTTCTTAAAAACCACCCGAAAGTGGCATGGGTGAACTACCCGGATTTGCCCGATTCTCCTTATCATGAACTGGCAGCCAAATACCTGCCGAAAGGTTCTGGAGCTATATTTACCTTTGGCATAAAGGGCGGCCTGGAAGCGGGCAAGAGGTTCATAGAAAGTCTCAAGCTCTTTTCACACCTTGCCAATGTCGGTGATGCAAAATCCCTGGTGATACACCCTGCCAGCACCACCCACCAGCAGCTTTCTTTAGAAGAGCAGCTTTCGGCCGGGGTGACGCCTGACATGATAAGGATTTCCATAGGCATCGAGGACATAGAAGATATATTGGAAGACCTGGAGAGAGGGCTTTCGGCTGTGTGA
- a CDS encoding methyltransferase domain-containing protein, with protein sequence MEHIPLPDSTVDVIISNCVINLSEDKEKTLSEAFGVLKPGGRLAIADIVSIKPIPEHIRKRAEMWCGCLGGALGIEEYRSILEKVGFKNIEIKPT encoded by the coding sequence ATCGAACATATCCCCCTGCCCGACAGTACAGTGGATGTTATTATTTCCAATTGTGTCATTAACCTGTCGGAAGACAAAGAGAAAACATTATCCGAAGCGTTCGGGGTTTTAAAACCAGGTGGAAGACTGGCCATAGCAGATATTGTTTCTATAAAGCCGATTCCTGAGCATATAAGAAAACGCGCGGAAATGTGGTGCGGCTGCCTTGGCGGCGCTTTAGGAATCGAAGAATACAGGAGTATTTTAGAAAAAGTCGGCTTTAAAAACATAGAAATTAAACCAACGTAG
- a CDS encoding IS1634 family transposase gives MRLCVSRSKNAASLYITKSIYENGRRSTKVVEKLGTYAELKEKLGGQDPIEWAKKYIEELNQKEKEENREIIVKYSPSKVIAKGEQHSFNGGYLFLQKIYHELKLNKLCKEISLKYKFTFNLDSVLSRLLYARIIYPSSKLATFQLSTKFIEQPDFELQHIYRALEVIAKEADLIQSYLYKNSLRISKRNTGVLYYDCTNYFFEIEQEEGLKQYGVSKEHRPNPIVQMGLFMDGDGVPLAFVINKGNINEQLTLKPLEEKILSDFNLSRFIVCTDAGLASDSNRKFNNKGERAFITTQSIKKLKAHLREWALDPKGWSLADNGRTYNIAELDENKDRDKVFYKERWIKENGLEQKLIVTYSIKYRDYQRNIRNSQIERAQKAIDSNPGKIERCNPNDYKRFIEKSHCTAEGEVAEHEIYRINTELISKEALFDGFYAVCTNLEDDASSIINVNRRRWEIEECFRIMKSEFKARPVYLSRDDRIMAHFTTCFISLVIYRLLEKKLNGKYTCYEIINGLRDMNFLEVKGEGYIPAYTRTDFTDDIHEAFGFHTDYQIVSTSQMKKILKCTKS, from the coding sequence ATGAGATTATGCGTATCAAGATCAAAGAATGCCGCATCCCTGTACATAACAAAATCTATATACGAAAACGGAAGACGTTCTACAAAGGTGGTTGAAAAGCTCGGTACTTATGCTGAACTTAAAGAGAAACTTGGTGGACAGGATCCCATTGAATGGGCGAAAAAATATATAGAAGAGCTTAACCAAAAAGAAAAGGAGGAAAACCGGGAGATCATCGTCAAGTACTCCCCATCCAAGGTAATTGCAAAGGGTGAGCAGCACTCTTTCAACGGCGGTTATCTTTTTCTTCAAAAGATATACCATGAACTTAAACTCAATAAGCTTTGCAAAGAAATATCTTTGAAATACAAATTCACGTTCAACCTGGACTCGGTACTTTCAAGACTTCTTTATGCAAGAATCATCTATCCCTCTTCAAAACTTGCAACCTTTCAACTTTCCACAAAATTTATCGAGCAACCTGATTTTGAACTCCAGCATATATACAGGGCCCTTGAGGTCATTGCCAAGGAGGCTGATTTGATACAGTCTTACCTGTACAAAAACAGTCTGAGAATTTCCAAGAGGAATACAGGTGTGCTGTATTACGACTGCACGAATTACTTCTTTGAAATCGAACAGGAAGAGGGATTGAAACAATATGGTGTTTCAAAAGAACATAGACCAAATCCTATCGTACAGATGGGGTTGTTTATGGACGGAGATGGTGTCCCTCTTGCTTTTGTCATTAACAAAGGGAATATCAATGAGCAGTTGACTTTAAAGCCTCTGGAGGAAAAAATTCTATCCGACTTTAATCTTTCCAGGTTTATTGTATGTACTGATGCAGGCCTGGCATCTGATAGCAACAGGAAATTCAATAATAAAGGCGAACGGGCATTTATTACAACACAGTCCATCAAAAAGCTGAAAGCACACCTGAGGGAATGGGCCCTTGACCCAAAGGGCTGGTCTCTGGCTGATAACGGTAGAACCTACAACATTGCTGAACTAGACGAAAACAAAGATAGGGACAAGGTGTTCTATAAAGAACGCTGGATAAAGGAAAACGGGTTAGAACAGAAACTCATTGTTACCTACTCTATTAAATATCGTGATTATCAGAGAAATATCCGAAACTCCCAGATAGAACGGGCACAAAAAGCAATTGATTCCAACCCTGGAAAAATAGAAAGATGCAACCCCAATGATTACAAAAGATTCATAGAAAAAAGCCACTGCACTGCTGAAGGAGAGGTTGCCGAACATGAAATATACCGCATCAACACCGAACTCATTTCTAAAGAAGCGCTATTTGACGGTTTCTATGCTGTGTGTACAAATCTTGAAGATGATGCTTCTTCAATCATCAATGTGAATAGAAGGCGATGGGAAATCGAAGAGTGCTTCCGGATTATGAAAAGCGAATTTAAAGCTAGACCGGTATACTTAAGCCGGGATGATAGAATAATGGCTCATTTTACGACCTGCTTCATTTCCTTAGTCATCTATAGACTCCTTGAAAAGAAGCTGAACGGAAAATATACATGTTATGAAATCATTAATGGATTAAGAGATATGAATTTCTTGGAAGTAAAAGGTGAGGGTTACATACCTGCTTACACAAGAACAGACTTTACAGATGATATACACGAAGCATTTGGTTTCCATACGGATTATCAGATTGTCAGTACAAGCCAGATGAAAAAAATTTTAAAATGTACAAAATCATAA
- a CDS encoding putative holin-like toxin: MMSTYEALSLMIMFGMFVIAVLKFGTKK; this comes from the coding sequence ATGATGAGTACATACGAAGCATTATCTTTGATGATAATGTTCGGGATGTTCGTGATAGCAGTTCTGAAGTTTGGGACAAAAAAATAA
- a CDS encoding type II toxin-antitoxin system RelE/ParE family toxin, with translation MSSVDKRYHVIISERAGEMLLQHARFLAQVSTRAADKLRMDVVEAAKSLQEFPERGSWLADPILPKGYKLFFKKY, from the coding sequence ATGAGCAGCGTGGATAAAAGATATCATGTTATTATCTCTGAAAGAGCGGGAGAAATGCTTTTGCAGCATGCCCGCTTTTTAGCGCAGGTCAGCACCCGGGCTGCCGACAAGCTAAGGATGGATGTCGTAGAGGCGGCAAAATCCCTGCAAGAGTTTCCGGAGCGCGGTTCCTGGCTTGCCGATCCGATATTGCCGAAAGGATATAAACTATTTTTTAAAAAGTATTGA